The Sphingomonas sp. NBWT7 nucleotide sequence CGAAAAGCAGAAGACGATCGTCCTGACCGAGGATGGCACCGAGCGCGTCGAGCGGCTGCTTGAAGCGGCGGGGTTGCTGGAAGGCGCGAACCTCTACGATTTCGAGAATACGCAGGTGGTGCACCACCTGAACCAGTCGTTGCGCGCGAACGTGATGTTCAAGTCCGACATCGATTACATCGTCAAGGACGGCAAGGTCATCATCATCGACGAGTTCACCGGCCGCATGATGGACGGGCGGCGCTGGTCGGACGGTCTGCACCAGGCGGTCGAGGCGAAGGAGGGTGTGCAGATCGAGCCCGAGAACCAGACGATGGCGTCGATCACCTTCCAGAACTATTTCCGCATGTACCCCAAGCTCGCCGGCATGACGGGCACGGCGGCGACCGAGGCGGCCGAATTCTTCGACATCTACAAGATGAATGTCGTCACCATCCCGACGAACAAGCCGATCCGGCGCGTCGACGAGGAGGACGAATTCTACAAGGACACGCAGGACAAGTTCCGCGCGATCGCCAAGCGAATCCGCGAGCATGCCGAGAAGGGCCAGCCGGTGCTTGTCGGCACCGTGTCGATCGAGAAATCGGAGCTGCTGAGCGAGTTCCTGCGCCAGGAAGGCGTCGACCATTCGGTGCTCAACGCGCGCTACCATGAGCAGGAAGCGCATATCGTCGCGCAGGCCGGACGGCTCGGCGCGGTGACGATCGCCACCAACATGGCCGGTCGCGGCACCGACATTCAGCTCGGCGGCAATCTCGAATTTCGCGTCGAGGACGAGCTTTCCGGCATGCCCGAGGGGCCGGAACGCGAGGCGGCGATCGCGCAGATCGACGCCGAGATCGCGGCGGAGAAGGCGCGTGTGCTCGAGGCGGGCGGCCTGTTCGTGCTCGGCACCGAGCGCCACGAGAGCCGGCGTATCGACAACCAGCTTCGTGGTCGTTCGGGACGCCAGGGCGATCCGGGGCTCAGCCGTTTCTACCTCAGCCTCGACGACGATCTGCTGCGTATCTTCGGGCCGGACACGCTGTTCGCGAAGATGATGCGCAACAACATCGAGGACGGCGAGGCGATCGGCAGCAAGTGGCTGACCAAGGCGATCGAGACCGCGCAGAAGAAGGTCGAGGCGCGCAACTACGACATCCGCAAGCAGGTCGTCGAATATGACGACGTGATGAACGATCAGCGCAAGGTGATCTACGAGCAGCGCGCCGACATCATGGATGCCGATACCGTCGGCGACGTGGTGGAGGACATGCGCGCCGAAACGGTCAATGCGATCGTCGGCGAGGCGTGCCCGGTCGGCTCGTATCCCGAGCAGTGGGACGTCGAGGGGATGAAGGCGCGGCTTGCCGACGTGCTCAACGTCCAGCCACCGATCGACTCGTGGCTGAACGAGGATGCGATCGATCCCGAACTGGTGACCGAACGCGTACAGGCTGAGGCGGACACGCTGGTCAACGGCAAGTCAGGCGAGCTCGAGCCCGCGACGTGGACGCAGATCGAGAAGTCGATCCTGCTCCAGAACCTCGACCATCACTGGAAGGAGCATCTCGCGACGCTCGATGCGCTGCGCCAGGTCGTTCACCTTCGCGCCTATGCGCAGAAAACGCCGATCAACGAGTACAAGCAGGAGGCGTTCGCGCTGTTCCAGCGGATGCTCGACAACATCCGTGAAGATGTGACCAAGACGATCGCGCATGCCGAGTTCCGCTTCCAGCCGCCACCCGAACTGCCCGAGCTGCCCGATTTCATCACCACGCACTTCGATCCGTTCACCGGTGAGGACAATTCCGCGGACGTCGATGCGGGCACGATGGGCCTGATCCAGACGCAGCTGCCCCCGCTGCAGATGGCGCCGCTGACCGAGGCTGATCTCGGCACCGATCCGGCTGGCTGGGAAGGGCAGGTCAGCCGCAACGCTCCGTGCCCATGCGGATCGGGGCGCAAGTACAAGCATTGTCACGGCGCGGTGTGACGATCACGGCGCGACCTACCGGTCGATAGATACAAAAAAGGCCCCGCTGGTCGCAGCGGGGCCTTTTCCTTTGAATGCTGCGCGGTAGGTTAGCGGCGCTGCTGCCCCGGCAGGACGATCGTCGGCCCGAGCCGTTCGGCCACGTCGCGGGCGTTGAACGCGCGGACTTCGTCGCGCGGCGGCGTGCCCTTGCGCATCACCACCTCAGCCGATGCCTCGTACCGATCGACGGTGCGAACGTCGAAATCGTTGAAGCCGCCGCCCCAACCGCCCCAGCCACCCCAGCCGCCCCACGGGCGACCGTAGTAGCGCCACGACGGACCCCAATACCCGCCGAATCCGCCGTAACCCCAGCCCGGCCCGAAACCGCTGCCGAAGCCTGTGCCAGTGGAATAGGTGCGCGCCTGGCGATCGGTCTCACGATCGACCATCACGAAGTAATCATAGCCGTTCTGCAGCGTCAGCTCGGCGGCGCGGAACAGCAGATACCGCTCGACCGTGTCGCGATCGGTGACGGTGTTGCCGGCGAAGGTGACGAGAAAGCGATTGGCTTCTACCTGGCGCTCGCTGAAGCCGGTACGGTTGAAGCCCGATCCGGTGGCGGGCCGATACGGCGTTTCGGTCGCGCAGCCTGATACCACCAGCGCGCCAGCGGCGGCCGCCGCCATCAACAGGCCGCGACCAGAACGGAAAATGTTCATCATATTGTCTCCGAGGCCGCCGATACGGCGGAGCGTGATCGGTTTAGAGCACCACAATGGAACGCCAGATGAACGAATTGGCTCCCGCACGCCTCGTTTCGCCGCAGTTCGAGTGACTTACCCGGTATTTTTCGGGCCGTCCTCGAGCACGTCCACATACGATTGCAGGACCGCCTCGTTGATCGTGTCCCAACGGTAGCCGGCGGCCTTGACGGAGCCCGCACGACCCATGGCGCAGCGTAGATCGTCGTCGGCGACGAGCGCCGCGATCGCATCGGCATATCCCGACACGTCGCGCGGCGCGACGAGCAGGCCGGTCTCGCCTTCATCGACCAGCCCGACTGCGCCCGACGCACGAGCCGCGATGATCGATACGCCCGCCGCCATCGCCTCCAGCGTCACGTTGCCGAACGTCTCGGTGACGCTGGGATTGAAGAACAGGTCCATCGAGGCCACCGCCCGCCCGAGATCGTTACCCGACTGAAAGCCGGCAAAGACCGCCTCGGGCACCTGTTCGGTGAACCAGTCGCGGGCCGGGCCATCGCCGATGACGAGCACGCGGTGCGGAACGCCGCGGCGCTTCAATTCGGCGATGACGTCGACGAAGATGTCGAGGCCCTTCTCCTTTACCAGACGGCCAAGGAAGCCGACGGCCACTTCCTCATCGCCGATCCCGAGCGAGCGGCGCCAGCATGGGTCGCGGCGATCCGGCGAGAAGCGGGCATGGTTCACGCCGCGCGACCAGATGGTAACGGGCGTCGTGACACCCCATTCGTGCAGGATGTCGCCCAGCAGCGGACCGGGGACGAGAACACGATCGGCGCGATTGTAGAAGCGCGTCAGGAGCCGCTCGAACACAGGCTCGATGAAGCCGAGACCGTAGTAGCGCGGATACGTCTCGAACCGTGTATGAAGCGAGGCGACACGCGCAATGCCGTTGCGCCGGGCATAGCTGAGCGCGCGATGCCCGAGGATATCGGGCGCGGATACATGGACGAGATTGGGCGCGAAGGCGGCAAGGTCGCGCTTGATCCGGCGCGGCAGACCGCGCGCGACGCGATATTCGCTCCGCCCGCCCGGCAGCGGCAGCGCGGGCACGCCGACAAGATCGCCAACTGCCGGAAACGCCGGCGTGGCGACGGTAGGCGAATAGACGCGGACGTTGACGCCGCGCGACAGGAGGTGGCCGACGAGCAGGTTGAGTGCCTGGCTCGCGCCGTCGCGGATATAGTTGTAATTGCCGCTGAACAGCGCAACGCGAATATCAGACGGCAGCATGGTGGCACCGCCTAGCTACAGATTGGGGCGATCGCTAGGCAAAGTCGCGCCCATTTCTCCAGCGGACGTCGAGAACTTCGTCGGGTATAGCAACAGACATCAGCAGCAGCTTCGGCCCGCGATCGGCGGCGATTGGTTGCCGTCCCCTATAGCGTGCCGAGTTCGTCCTTGCGACGGAGTCGCCTGATCCGGGGCTCGCGGTCGAGCTCGGCCTGCGCGCGGATCGTCTGGCGCAACTCGTCGCGCTTCTCGTGGATCGAGGCGATCACCGGTCCCATCGCGACGCCAAGATCGACGAGCACGGCTTCGGACAATTGCAGCGAGCTTTCGAGCGTCTCGGGCACGGCGTCGGTCACGCCGGCGCGGTACAGTTCGGCGGCATGCGTCGCATCGCGTGCGCGGGCAATGATTGGCAGCTCCGGCGCAAGCGCGCGAACGCGGCGAGCGAGGCGAACGGTCAGCACCGGATCGTCCATCGTCAGGATCAAGGCCCGCGCCTGATCGAGATCGAGCCGGTCGACCAGTTCCGGCCTGATGACGTCGCCGAACATTACGGGCTGTCCCGCGGCGCGTGCGGCTTTGACGACATCGATGTCCGCCTCGACCGCGACATAGGCGATCTGATGCTTGGTCATCATGTCCGCGACGAGCTGACCGACGCGCCCGAAGCCGATAATCACCGCGCGGCCTGGGTCCCGTGCCGGTTCCGCCGCGGGTTCGCCACCATATTCAATACGCCGCGATAGTGCGTTGCCGACCTTTGCGAGCAGCGGCGTGATCGTAAGCCCGATCGCGGTGACGGTCTGCCAGAACGCCGCCGTCGAGGGGAGGATAAGTTGCGCCTGCGCGGCGGTGGCGAGGACGATAAGGGTGGTCTCGGACGGACTACCCATCAGCAGTCCGGTCTCCGCCGCGACGCCGGCGCGCGCATTGGCGACACGAAGCAGCAGAAAGGTGACGACCGTCTTCACCGCGACCACGCCCGCGACGGCGAGCAGCAGTGTCGACCAGTTCTCCGCGATCGAGCGCAGATCGAGGCTCATGCCCACAGTGATGAGAAAGACGCCGAGCGCGAGCCCCATGAACGGGGCGGTCATGATCTCGACCTCGGTATGATATTCGGTCTCGGCGATCAGGAGGCCGGCGAGCAGCGCGCCGACGATCGGCGAGAGGCCCGCCGCCGTGGTCGCAACGCTGGCGACGATTACCACCAGGAGCGATGCGGCGAGGAACAGTTCTGGGCTCTTTGTGCGTGCCGCCTGCGCGAACAGGCGCGGCAGGACGAAGCGGCCGCCAACGTACATCGCCACTACCGTCAGCCCACCGCGCAGCGCAACGAGCCCGATCGAAGCGCTTCCGTCCGCGCCCGCCGTCGGCGCGAGCGCGCCGAGCGCGAAGATGATCGGAACGAGCGCAAGATCCTCGAACAGCAGCATCGCGAACGCCCCGCGACCAACCGCGCCGGTCGTCCCGACCAAAGGAAGGACGAGCGCCGTTGAAGAGAGAGCGAGCGCCAGGCCGAGACCGATCGCACCTGGCCATTCCTGGCCCAGCAGGTGCAGCGCGGTACCGATGATCATCGCGGAACCAATGAGTTCCGCCGGGCCGGTGCCGAACACCAGCCGCCGCATCGTCCACAAGCGGCGGAACGACAGTTCCAGCCCAATCGAGAAGAGCAGCAGGATGATGCCGAATTCGGCGAACGGCTCGATCGATTCGGGATCGGAAATCGTGACGTAATAGAGCCAGGGTGCAAGATCGACGTGCGCGCCGAGCCCGGACGGCCCGACAAGCAGCCCCACCAGAATGAACCCGATCACTGGGCTGACCCTGAAGCGGGCGAAGGCCGGAATGACCAGGCCGGCCGCCCCCAGGATCACCAGCGCGTCCGAAAAACCCTCATTGTCCAATCGTAGCGCCATAACGCTTCCGTATACGTGAATGGCGCCGCTTGTCCCGGCCCGCATGCCACTTTGGTACGAAAAAGGGCGGCCGGAACATGCCGACCGCCCCGATCCGTGCTTGACGCGGGAGCGTTAGGCCCAGTTGGCCATCTTGTTTTCAAGGTTCTGGCGAACCGCTTCGAAGAACTGCTCGGTCGTCATCCACTTCTGGTCGGGACCAATCAGGATCGCGAGATCCTTGGTCATGTCGCCGTTCTCGACCGTCTCGATGCAAACCTGCTCGAGCGTCTCGGCAAAGCGCGTGACGTCGGGCGTGCCGTCGAACTTGCCGCGATACTTGAGCCCGCCGGTCCAGGCGAAGATCGACGCGATCGGGTTGGTCGACGTCGCCTTGCCCTGCTGGTGCTGACGATAGTGGCGCGTGACGGTGCCGTGCGCCGCCTCGGCCTCGATCGTCTTGCCGTCAGGCGTCATCAGCACCGACGTCATCAGGCCGAGCGACCCGAAGCCCTGCGCGACCTGATCCGACTGAACGTCACCGTCATAGTTCTTGCACGCCCACACGAACTCGCCGCTCCACTTCAGCGCGGAGGCGACCATGTCGTCGATCAGACGGTGCTCGTAGACGATGCCAGCTGCCTTGAACTTGTCGGTGAACTCCGCCTCGAAGATCTCGGCGAACAGATCCTTGAAGCGGCCGTCATAGGCCTTGAGAATCGTGTTCTTGGTGCTGAGGTACAGCGGCCAGCCGCGGCCAAGGCTGTAGTTCATCGAGGCGCGGGCGAAATCGCGGATCGACTGGTCGAGATTGTACATGCCCATCGCGACACCGGCTTCGGGGAAATCGTAGACGTCCTTCTCGATGACGGTACCGTCCTCGCCCTCAAACTTCATCGTCAGCTTGCCCTTGCCGGGCACCTTGAAGTCGGTCGCGCGATACTGGTCGCCGAAAGCGTGACGGCCGACGACGATCGGGTGCGTCCAGCCCGGGATCAGGCGGGGGACGTTCTTGATCACGATCGGCTCGCGGAAGATCACGCCGCCCAGGATGTTGCGGATCGTACCGTTGGGCGACTTCCACATCTGCTTGAGGCCGAATTCCTCGACGCGCGCCTCGTCGGGCGTGATCGTGGCGCATTTCACCGCAACGCCGTACTTCTGCGTGGCGTACGCGCTGTCGATCGTGATCTGGTCGTTCGTCTCGTCGCGCTTCTCGACCCCGAGGTCGTAATAGTCGAGTTCGATATCGAGGTACGGCTTGATCAGGCGCTCGCGGATCCATTCCCAAATAATCCGCGTCATCTCGTCGCCGTCGATCTCCACGACGGGCGTTTTCACCTTGATCTTGGCCATGTTCGCTTGTTCCTTCGAGGGGGAGGGTTGGCGCGGCGATAGGGGGAAGGGGGCAGGGGATCAACCATCGGGCGCTGGCGATCGCACGGATGGCGCCACCCTTTCGTTGTGCGCATCGGATCGCATCGCTACACGCAGCGCCATGCCATCGCTCGAGAAACCCGAGGCCGCCGGCCTTCCCGTCACCACCACCGTAAAGTGGCGTTTCCCCGCCGTGCACCCCGAGGGGCAGAAGTTCGTTGCGATCGCGTTCGGCATCACGCTGCTGATGACGATCGTGCACAACGTATTCTTCTGGCCGCTGCTGGGACTGACGATCTGGGTCGCGGCGTTCTTCCGCGATCCGATCCGCACTACGCCGCGCGGTGAGGACCTGATCGTTTCCCCGGCGGATGGACTGGTGACGATGATCGCCGACGTACCCGTGCCCCGCGAACTGACGGGCGAGCTCGGTGAAGGCCGGCTGACGCGCGTGTCGGTGTTCATGAGCGTGTTCGACGTGCACATCAATCGCGCGCCGATCGCCGGAACGATCCGCCAGGTCGTGTACATTTCGGGCAAGTTCCTCAACGCCGATCTCGACAAGGCGTCGGAGGACAATGAGCGCCAGCATTTCGTTGTCGAGGGGCATGACGGGCGCAAGGTCGGCTTCACGCAGATCGCGGGACTGGTGGCGCGCCGCATCATGGGCTTCGTCAAGGTCGGTGACATGGTCGCCGCAGGCCAGCGCGTCGGGCTGATCCGGTTCGGCAGTCGCGTCGACGTCTATCTACCGGCGGGCTATGCGCCGCAGGTCGCGCTCGGCCAGCGCGCGATCGCCGGCGAGACGATCCTGGGACGCGCAGGCGTCGCGCCGGCGTCGGGCGTCGCGCAGTGAGGCGACCGATCCGATCGCGCCGCGGGCTGCCGCTGCGCGCCGTTGCACCGAATGCCGTCACCGCGCTCGCGCTGTGCTCGGGCCTCAGCGGCGTGCAGTTCGCGATCAAGGCCCGATCGATGGAAAACGATCTTCCGCTGCATACGGGCGTCGACCTGGTGACGCTCGCCGAGCGCGCTGCGATGCACTGGCAGCTCGCGATCGCGTTCGTGCTGCTCGCGGGTGTTCTCGACGGGATCGATGGCCGGATCGCACGCATGCTGCACGGCGAGAGCCGCTTCGGCGCCGAACTCGATTCGCTTGCCGATGCGATCTCCTTCGGCGTCTCGCCAGCGCTGATCCTCTATCTCTGGTCGCTGTCGACGCTGCCGCGGTTCGGGTGGATTGCGTCGCTGATGCTGGCGGTGTTCTGTGCGCTTCGGCTCGCGCGGTTCAACGCGGCGATCGATGCCGACGAACAGCCACACAAATCGGCCGGTTTCCTCACCGGCGTGCCGGCCCCCGCCGGCGCCGGTCTCGCCTTCCTGCCGATCTTTCTGTGGTTCTGGACCGAAGAGCCGATCCTGCGCTCGCCCTATTTGGTGGCGCCGTGGACGGCGTTCGTTGCGATCCTCATGGTGTCGAGCATCGCGACTTGGTCGTGGTCGTCGCTGCGCCTGCGTCGCAACATCCGCTTCGAAGCGCTGGCAGTGGTGGTGATTGCTGGAGCCGCTGCTGTAACAGCCCCGTGGCACACGACTAGCGCGCTAAGCCTCGGCTATTTGCTTGCGATACCGTTCAGCATCGCGAACTACGCTCGGGTCAAGCGGCTGCGCGCAACCGCTGCGACGGAACGGGGCGTGGCTGCGCCGCCCACCGCCTGACGGCGATGCGCCGCTCTGCCTGCACCAGTGTGGCGAGCGGATGGAATTGCGTCTGCGACTGCCCGCGCAGAGCGGCGACGATGCGATCGACGCGCGGCACAACGGTCGCGGCGATCGCGTAGGCGGAGATGCCGAACGTGCCGGCGAAGACACCAAAGCTAACCAACGACATCATTGTTCGCCTCCCTTTTGCCGCGAACCAGAACGCTGAAATTCGCTCAGCGAAATTTGGTTCCCTAAAATTCCGTCAACATTGAACCATTTACACGTGAAACCTGAAATTTGTTGGCTCATCGCGCTCGGTTCGCGTTCTGTTCCGACGCTTGTTCCACTTATGTTCGGGTCAGTCAAGCGTTGCATTCAGCCTGCGATCTGCTACAGGCGCGGCCCTCAACTCCGCATGGGAAGCATCATCAACCGGTGCGCCGCCTTTCAGGCTCGCGTCATCCGCTTCCCAGAGGCATAACCGGAAGGAACACAGACTATGGCGGCACCAGTCGTCACGATGCAGCAGCTTATCGAAACCGGCGCGCACTTCGGCCACCAGACCCACCGCTGGAACCCGAAGATGAAGCCGTATTTGTTCGGTGACCGCAACGGCGTCCACATCATCGACCTGTCGCAGACCGTGCCGTTGTTCGCGCGCGCGCTCGAATTCATCAGCTCGACCGTCGCCGGCGGCGGCAAGGTGCTGTTCGTCGGCACCAAGCGCCAGGCGCAGGAGCCGGTCGCCGACGCCGCGCGCCGCGCGGGGCAGCATTTCGTCAACCACCGCTGGCTGGGCGGCATGCTCACCAACTGGAAGACGATCTCCAACTCGATCAAGCGTCTGAAGGCGCTCGAGGAGCAGCTGTCGGGCAACACTGCCGGCCTTACCAAGAAGGAAGTGCTGCAGCTTACCCGCGAGAAGGACAAGCTCGAAATGAGCCTGGGCGGGATCCGCGACATGGGCGGCGTGCCCGACATCATGTTCGTGATCGACGCCAACAAGGAAGAGCTGGCGATTAAGGAAGCCAACACGCTCGGCATCCCCGTCGTCGCGATCCTCGATTCGAACGTGTCGCCGGACGGCATCGCCTTCCCGGTGCCGGCGAATGACGACGCGAGCCGTGCGATCCGGCTGTATTGCGAGGCGGTGGCGATTGCCTCGACGCGCGGCAGTAACGAGCAGCAGCGCCGCGGCGGTGTCGATTTCGGCGCGATGGCCGAGCCGCCCGCGGAGGAAGCGCTCGGCAGCGATCCGGTCGTGGCCGACGCCGGCACCGAGGAATCGCGCCAGGTCGACGCGTAACTGAAACATGGCCGGCCTAACCGCCGGCCGCCGAACCAGTCGTGCCGTGCGCGTCGCCGCCCGTCCCGCCGCTATCTGGTGGCCGGGGGAGCAGCGGCAGGCACGGCACGATCCGTTACAGACACAAGGATAGCGAAGATGGCCGATATCACGGCAGCGATGGTCAAGGAGCTGCGCGAGAAGAGCGGCGCCGGCATGATGGATTGCAAGAAGGCGCTGAACGAGACCGGCGGCGACATGGACGCAGCGATGGACTGGCTGCGCACCAAGGGCCTTGCGGCGGCCGCCAAGAAGTCGAGCCGCACCGCGGCCGAGGGGCTCGTCGGCGTCGCCACCAGCGGCACCAAGGGCGCGGCGGTCGAGGTCAATTCGGAAACCGACTTCGTGGCCAAGAACGATCAGTTCCAGCAGTTCGTTCGCGAAGTGACGCAGATCGCGCTCGCGACCAGTGGTGACGTCGATTCGCTCAAGGCACAGGCGATGCCGAGCGGCAAGACCGTCGAGGAAGTGCTGACGAACAACGTCGCGACGATCGGTGAGAACCAGTCGCTGCGCCGCGCGAAGACACTCGAAGTGTCAAAGGGCGCGGTTGTCGGCTACGTCCACAACCAGCAGTCGCCGGGCCTCGGCAAGATCGGCGTGCTCGTCGCGCTCGAGAGCGACGCGTCGGACGACGTGCTGCAGAGCTTGGGCAAGCAGCTCGCGATGCACGTCGCCGCCGCCTTCCCGAAGGCGCTGAACGAGGCGGATCTCGACGAGGCCGAGATCGAGCGCGAGCGCGCGATCGCTGCCGAGAAGGCGGGCGAGAGCAGCAAGCCGGCGGACATCATCGCCAAGATGGTCGAGGGCTCGATCGCAAAGTACCGCAAGGAGCATGCGCTGGTCAGCCAGCTGTTCGTGATGGACGGCAAGACCAAGATCAGCGACGTCGTGGCGAAGGCGGGCAAGGACGCCGGCGCGACGATCGTGCTCAAGGACTATGTCCGCTTCCAGCTCGGCGAAGGCATCGAGAAGGAAGCATCGGACTTCGCGGCGGAAGTCGCGGCTGCCTCGGGCGTGCCCCAGAACACGCAGGCCGTGCCGACGGCGTGACGCCCGTGGCGGGTCGCTCCGCCACGTAGACGAGAGCGGGTCCGGCTGCATCGTCGCACAAGCGCCGTTTGGTGCCTGTGTGGCGGTGTGGTTCGGGCCCGTTTTCTTGTTTGGTCGACCGCGCGCCGATCGCACACGCGTAGCCACACAATGGACCGAACAGCTGTTGCGGGGATTAGGCCTGATCCCTAAAGGTCTCCACCGCTTTACCTATTGATCGAGACGCATGACCGACCGGCCCTACAAACGCATCCTCTTGAAGCTGTCGGGTGAGGTGCTGATGGGCGAGGGCGGGCTCGCGATCGACCCCGCTGTCACGGCGCGCGTGGCAGAGGAGATCGCCGACGTTAAGGCGCAGGGCTACGAGCTGTGCGTCGTCGTCGGCGGCGGCAATATCTTCCGCGGGCTCGCCGCGGCGGCCAAGGGCTTCGAGCGCGCTACCGCCGATTACATGGGCATGCTGGCGACGGTGATGAACGCGCTGGCAGTGCAGAATGCGCTCGAGCAGATCGGCATCGACACGCGCGTGCAATCCGCCATTCCGATGGAATCGGTTTGCGAGCCGTTCATCCGCCGCCGCGCCGTCCGCCATCTCGAGAAGAACCGTGTCGTGATCTTCGCTGCGGGCGTGGGGTCGCCGTTCTTCACCACCGACAGCGGTGCCGCTCTGCGTGCGGCCGAGATGAACTGCGATGCCTTGTTCAAGGGCACCAGTGTAGACGGCATCTATGACGCCGATCCCAAGAAGGTGGCGGACGCCAAGCGGTACGATACGATCTCGTACGACACCGTCTTGTCCAAGAACCTCAAGGTGATGGACGCGAGCGCGGTGGCGCTGTGCCGTGATTCGAATATTCCGATCGTCGTCTTCAACATTCGCGAGCACGGCAATTTCGCCGCGGTTCTGGGTGGCGAGGGTGTGTCGACGATCGTCCAGGAACGAGCAGGAGACTGAGCATGGCCGCCTATGACAAGGCCGATCTGGAGCGCCGCATGGCAGGGGCCGTCGAGGCGCTGAAGGGCGACCTCGCGGGGCTGCGCACCGGCCGCGCGTCGACCGCGCTGCTCGATCCCGTCACGGTCGAAGTGTACGGATCGCACATGCCGCTCAACCAGGTCGCAACCGTCTCGGTGCCCGAGCCGCGAATGATTTCGGTGCAGGTGTGGGACAAGAGCAACGTTGGCCCGGTGGAGAAGGCGATCCGCTCGGCAGGCCTGGGGCTCAATCCGATCAACGACGGGCAGACGCTTCGCCTCCCGATCCCCGATCTGACCGAGGAGCGGCGCAAGGAGCTCGCGAAGCTTGCCGGCTCCTATTCGGAGAAGGCCAAGGTGGCGGTGCGCAACGTGCGGCGCGACGGGAT carries:
- the rpsB gene encoding 30S ribosomal protein S2, coding for MAAPVVTMQQLIETGAHFGHQTHRWNPKMKPYLFGDRNGVHIIDLSQTVPLFARALEFISSTVAGGGKVLFVGTKRQAQEPVADAARRAGQHFVNHRWLGGMLTNWKTISNSIKRLKALEEQLSGNTAGLTKKEVLQLTREKDKLEMSLGGIRDMGGVPDIMFVIDANKEELAIKEANTLGIPVVAILDSNVSPDGIAFPVPANDDASRAIRLYCEAVAIASTRGSNEQQRRGGVDFGAMAEPPAEEALGSDPVVADAGTEESRQVDA
- the tsf gene encoding translation elongation factor Ts, translating into MADITAAMVKELREKSGAGMMDCKKALNETGGDMDAAMDWLRTKGLAAAAKKSSRTAAEGLVGVATSGTKGAAVEVNSETDFVAKNDQFQQFVREVTQIALATSGDVDSLKAQAMPSGKTVEEVLTNNVATIGENQSLRRAKTLEVSKGAVVGYVHNQQSPGLGKIGVLVALESDASDDVLQSLGKQLAMHVAAAFPKALNEADLDEAEIERERAIAAEKAGESSKPADIIAKMVEGSIAKYRKEHALVSQLFVMDGKTKISDVVAKAGKDAGATIVLKDYVRFQLGEGIEKEASDFAAEVAAASGVPQNTQAVPTA
- the pyrH gene encoding UMP kinase; translation: MTDRPYKRILLKLSGEVLMGEGGLAIDPAVTARVAEEIADVKAQGYELCVVVGGGNIFRGLAAAAKGFERATADYMGMLATVMNALAVQNALEQIGIDTRVQSAIPMESVCEPFIRRRAVRHLEKNRVVIFAAGVGSPFFTTDSGAALRAAEMNCDALFKGTSVDGIYDADPKKVADAKRYDTISYDTVLSKNLKVMDASAVALCRDSNIPIVVFNIREHGNFAAVLGGEGVSTIVQERAGD
- the frr gene encoding ribosome recycling factor yields the protein MAAYDKADLERRMAGAVEALKGDLAGLRTGRASTALLDPVTVEVYGSHMPLNQVATVSVPEPRMISVQVWDKSNVGPVEKAIRSAGLGLNPINDGQTLRLPIPDLTEERRKELAKLAGSYSEKAKVAVRNVRRDGMDSLKLDEKKGVFGEDDRKRLETEVQKLTDATIAEIDVAASAKEKEILGK